The genome window CCACTCCATTGTTCGTCTGCAGTACATTCAAAATTCTGCTGCCAGATTATTAACTTACACTTACGTGCCGTAAAACCCTTGTTTTATTTAATCTTCACTGGTTGCCTGTATCTATTCCTGTGCAATACAAAATTCTTCTGCTCACCTTTAAGGCACTTAAAGGTCTTGCTCCCTCCTATCTTTTCGACTGTGACAAGTGGGGCTTGAaagccgtgggaatggagcgaggcaggtggagtgattggaaatgagtgacacctgctcgacccaccggtctcgagttccacggaggagatcggaaggatacaaaagaggagcgaggaagtgaaggacgagagaggaccaggccttggttttagtttgtgtttggtttttatttgtgttgtgtgtttattttctaattaaagtattgattgtctgccggttcccacctccttcttcctgatgatTATAAAGATTGTAAAGCGTTACACCGACCTACTATCTTCTTATATATCTTCTCGCACTCTCCGATCTTCTAATTCTGAACTTCTTTCTGTACCAAGGTTCCGGCTATCTTCAATgggtggcaggtccttttccaggacCTGACCTGAACTATTGCGCCCGAACTTTGGAATTCACTTCCCCTGGCACTCAGAACAGTCACCTCTTTTAGTGAATTCAAGTCAAAACTAATTTGTTTAATCAACACTATCACTAATTTACATGtgtatttgttcattttgttttccatttttatgtCTTCACTACAACTGTATTATTTGCATTGGGCAAATGTCCAATGAAATTGTTCCGTGTTATCAATTTTTGTTGCTTTGGTGTACAATGTTCAGCGTCCCTGAGCTTGGGAAAGGCGCTGTATAAATTAACCTCATtacttattatttaaatacctgTGTGTGGTAAAATGGAAGCTCTGCGCCTGATCgaaaaacatttttgtcttaCTTGGATAAGGAAGTATGGACTGATATGGGAAATGAGCTTAAGAAGGCACACGAGAGTTTGGAAATATATTTCCACGACTGCCGACATTTGGAGGCATAAAAGTTTTCTTGGAATTACAGAACATTGGATTGATCCATCTACTTTTGTATGTGGGAATGCAGCATTAGCTTGTAAAAGAGTTAGATGGATAGGCAACAGGTCCAATTTTATCAAAGCTTTTAAAATGATAGAACAATCAGATTCTGATGAGGAGTCAGAGGACGATGAAGAGGTGACATTTACTGATGTTGAGCAGGCTCTCTCCACAGATTCTGATAGACAGTTTTCTCCCCCGCCACACATAAGGTGTGCATCACACACACTGAACCTCATTTTTCACCATGTTAAGAAATGGCTTGAAGCAAATTAGTCCAAAGTCATCTACAGAGATGTTGTTTCAAAGTGTTCTGCTCTATTGACAAAAGCAAACCGTTCTTCTGTGGCTTctgagttttaaaaaaaagagaattaaaaaaaaattaaattaaaataaaaaacctcaTAGTGCCTACTTCACAATGGAATTCATTTCATGATGCCCTGTCCAGGATCAATGACATTCCAGTTGCTGAGTTAAATACTGTTTGCactcatttttgaaaaaaatgctACACAGATCGGGAGTAGGCTATCTGTTCCCAAAGGAATATTGTATTGTGTCGAAGACACTGACTATAGCACTAGACATATTGCAAGGAGAATATAACCTCTATCTACTTCTTCTAACTCTGGAGATTCTAATGTCCAGGACACTGGCACTGTGGAGTTTAGGATGACTGCATCTCTCCCTGATGTCATTGTTCAGGTAATCTAATGTTTACACAGATTGCTACATTTTTGGTATACATggcttaaataaatgttaaattatctATCATACGCTTGTATAATGTGAAGGttctgatgtttattattttctcttcctCGTAGACAATATTTGCCTCTCTGATGGAGAAGGGTCAcagaatgaaaaacaaacacagatcaAAGTCTGACAATATGCATATAGTACAGCTCAAAATCTTCTATGCATGTACTAGAACAGaattatggtttaaaaaaaatcacagtgaaTTTAAACTACAGTACTTAAAAGAAAATTTAATCAGTGGAATTGAAGGAAAATAATGGAATTAAATTGGTTAAAAGAAAAATAGCATATAATCTTTTAAGAATGCATATATTTGTATCTAAAGTTACAGATTCATCAGTATTGTATTGTATCATTAATATCATATTATtgtaatactactactacaatatggagtgagttttggttctttattacatgcgagaaaataaaagatctgagagaaaaaaaaaagtttgagagaaaaagttatcacactgatagcaaaaaaacatttcatgagagaaaaaagaatatttgagagaaaaagttttcatgccaatagcaaaaaataataatattcaagactaaaaaaagttttgagagaaagtattttctcatagaacataaaaaaatatacatttgaaatttttaaaattatttctgagaaaaaaaatctctctcaaaatactttgaaaaaaactctcaaatatatatgttttgctatcagtgtgaaaatattttctctaaaaaaaaaagtgtttctctcgaaacgcttttctttgctcttgatgcaatttcttgctctcgtgtcaggattttgctttcactgtgagaattgtgtcatgggcggggccacgttcctattggccagtcgggtgagcatcgtcttgtcttgggagtcgaactgaatcattacaccattgttcggttcacctgcatagatgcaacctctgccttatggctagttaagttgagcacggacactccaatgtttgggtaagatgatgacacacagctggctgagcaagttcagtatcactgaagattaaacattaagaaatagcactcatattcatgaatgaatgtgtattatattatttgcttgctaatcgctagtaaagctaaccagccatcatgctaggtaaacttgcaaactcacctgttttatactatgtttaaatcaaatgccaaattaatgttttgatttagatttcacgccttatttagtgagtagtgagctagtttctacctttgcacttgctagcctcaaagcacctgaagagtaactgcttgttcttacaacctcccgcacaactttcaactaacgttagtatgcatggaaggtggcaaccctacaactagctaacgttagacagtgattgacataccgtttgaaagatttaaaagaaaaaataattaccatgacagtacaggcacaaacatatttgtgggttgctaatgtaagagttagtcctagacctgcaatttaccttgtcagctctagacctcggctagatggtaaaaaatatttagaataagccccgtgtagctgagtttgcgagctatacatgcagtgtagctaaacatgtgcaacaaccatacaaagactattttaaacaaaactaggtgggacactttcaaacggtatatcaatcactgctcactactcactaaataaggcgtgaaactatctaaatcaaaacattaatttggcatttgatttaaacatagtataaaccaggtgagtttgcaagtttacctagcatgatggctggttagctttactagcaattagcaagcaaataatataatacacattcattaatatgagtgctattttttaatgtttaatcttcagtgatactgaacttgctcagccagctgtgtgtcatcatcttacccaaacattggagtgtctgtgctcaacttaactagccataaggcagaggcggcatctatgcaggtgaaccgaacaatggtgtaatgattcagttcgactcccaagacaagacgatgctaatccgactggccaataggaacgtggccccgcccatgacacaattctcacagtgaaagcaaaatcctgacacgagagcaagaaattgcatcaagagcaaagaaaagcgtttcgagagaaacacttttttttttgagaaaatattttcacactgatagcaaaaaatatatatttgagagtttttttcaaactattttgagagagattttttttctcagaaataatttttaaaatttcaaatgtatatttttttatgttctatgagaaaatactttctctcaaaactttttttagtctcaaatattattattttttgctattggcatgaaaactttttctctcaaatattcttttttctctcatgaaatgtttttttgctatcagtgtgataactttttctctcaaacttttttttttctctcagatcttttattttctcgcatgtaataaagacacatttctaactccatactactactactacagttGCTAAAACAGCATTGCTTGATATTTCTTTAAACTGTGTTTAGGTTATAAAAATATGTCACATAAGCCTATTACATTTATTATCTAAATTCACCACATGGTTATTTTCCTGATAAAACACCTCTCCACCTTCCCCCTTTCTCCAGCTTATTTTGCTCTCACTTTCCAACCTCATGTTCTTCAGCTTTTCACTTATCTGGAAGACCAGCAAGaaagaatcaaatcaaatctgacAAATCATGTCACATACATAGGCTTCATATCATCTTTAGCcccaaataataaacaaaaccagcaataataatgatgatactgatgaaatgattagtgcTTGTTGGGTTTAAGGTAATTTAATACATTCTTCTTCAGCCGTTTCACTGATGTGCATAAACTTGGCAAATTGTTGTTGCACCAGAATTTGATACTAAATACTGTTTAAGACAGATACAAACCTCATTCAGAATAGCCGTCTGTAGTGAAGGATCATTCAACATGCATTTTCCATCACAGGTCACTTTCAGTCTCACAATTTGTTTTCTCTTGTCATCTAGAGAAATACATGAAGTCATGCTCAAAATGAAGGAAAATGTCTGTGATCTTCAAACCTCTTGTTTGAATCATTTAATTCTGTTAACTGGGGGAAACTCACCTCCATAGCAGACAAAAGGCTGCTGTAGATCACAGCTCTGTTGAAACCATTTGCCAGAATCGGTTGTTGACATGCCAACACAATTATCAAAACTCATGGATGGCTGGTTTGCTGCCCAGTGTTTGAATCTCAGATCCCACTGATCAGACCATTCCCAAGAGTCCAGGAACAGACCAATCCAGATGTACCATCCAgataaaataatcttatttatCTGGTTATTTTCCTTAGAGTTGTGGATTGTGGGCAGGTCTGTGTAATGCTGTCTGCAGTAGCTCCGAGCGTCTGTCCAGATTTTAGCAGTTGATACCAAAAAGTAGGAATCATTTTCTATTGAGGGACACAAAGAAGGCATCAACTCTCAGCTCTTCTTTTTGAGTTAAACGGCACAGttataaatttaaaagaacaggTAACTCACCATAGCAAACAAAATATCGCTTATAGCTACATAAAATATCATGCCAAACACCAGAAACAGTAGCTACACAATCTCCACCATCTGGCTGTCCCGAAGCCCAGTTATAGTACTGAGAAGATGTGTTTTCTCCATTAGACCAACCCCAGCGTTTCTGTGTCCCCCTCTTCAGTCCAATCCACACTGATCCACTGTATCCAGCATCCACTATATTTACCAGCCTGTTCACATCATCCATGCTGTCTACAGTAGCCAGATCAGTGAATCTCtctctgcagtaactctgagccTCTGGCCACGACATTCTCACATTTATATAGTGATACTGACGAGAAAGAGCAGAACTGCTCCAGAAGAGCCCTGTTATAATCAACatgttaaaacattaatatgtgAACACATCATCATAAATACAGATTACAAATGATCACACCAACCTGACAGCAGAAGCAGCACAAACAGACTCCCGTCCATGACTGCTCACATAGATCCTCACTTTTGTATTCTGAGAGATAATCAAACACATTTCCAATATTCTGTATCACAATTTTTGAGTAGTGTGATGAATTACTTTAAAGTTTACACTGCAAACATGCAGTGGCTAGGTGTAGGCAAGTAGCCTTAACTTCAGCCGTACGTTCCTGTTTAGGCAAACATTTTTGAGACATAAACTTGCTATTCTGAGAACTGGACTTTaaaactcacaattgcgagttcatatcacacaagaaaaaaaataattgagtTTTTATCTCGCAATGCTCACTCTATTTCTCAGAATATTGAGATAAAAAAGtcgcaataactttttttttatttttttttcattagcggAAACTGCCATAAAATGGAGCTACTGTTAACACAGCAACAGTATTagaataatgtaaatgttttaaatttaattagtGTACATTTCTTGCTACAGTACATTTTCTGCCTGTTTCTCATTACGTCGTAAACataattaattaaagtaatttaTGTGAATTACATCCCTAACCATGCGGAGTACCAATGTTTAGTAATATCTTCCGAAGATTTTCTCATTTTATGCTTTTTACCCTCTTCAGTATAGTGTTGATATGCCAACTAATAAATGCACTGAGTTTGTGACACGAGCATGTGTGGAAAAAGGCTATTTCTTCACACTACAGAGAGCAGTTTACTTTTCTATCAAAAACATGTCAAATTTACTGAAAGCAACAGTCAGATTTTGCAGCATTAAACGCTGCACAGGCTGATTTTGTGTTGATTTACATGAAAGACATAAGTAGCTTTGATATTCAAATAGCTCATTCTCAAGATGTATTTGCATATTGTATCACATCAACACCTGTAACAACAGGCTCATCTCGACGATATTTTGACTCACATTGGTAAAACAGACACTAcaaaaatggcttaaaatacTTGATCATCTTAAGTGCAGCTAAATATTTCTTGTTCCATGTAGGTCAAAATACTGGGTACAATCCaaaaaacttttatattaatACACTAAAATACTATCAAGTAATGGACTCCACTAATAGAAAATATGGAGAAATGTATTGTTCAATATAATTATAATGCCATCTTCCTAACACATATTTAACcctcacttttaatttaaaatggtaaacctaaaaattacaaacaatattttattcttaattaatacaatataaaatagaaataaatgtaagATTATTCTAGGTCTGCCGAACATAAACAGAAATCAAATTATGGTAAGATGTGATATTTAAATTTCTTACTTAAAAAATAGCTTTTCTCCCGTAAATCCTTTATGTTTTTACTCTGGGACTTTCTGCTTCTACTGACAACAGAGGAGGGGAGTGGAAAGAAAAAGAGTGATTTCACGCCTGTTTCTCTTTCTTATtggttaaaggtatagttcaccttcAGTAGTTGGTCACCTGAATTGcatagtggtttttttttttgtcataacatGGAAGTCGATGGGGGCCAGCAACTgtaggtgaactatccttttatgcTGTTGTTCTAACTCAACTgtaggtgaactatcactttaagctgTTGTTCTAACTCACCATATATTTTAATACTCATTGCTCTCCAGTTCAACGAaacaaactgaatcgtttgaagtggttcgcgtctccaataagcattaatccacaaatctggctcggctcggtgttcatcttcagttctctcttcacagcagttcggtcagtgtactgtttgagtacatgaattactccgggatattggtttgtttgaactcagaggttgtgtcaatcacattaaaaaagttaacagcttacgtaatttgtggattaatgcttattggagacccaaaccgtttcaaatgattcagctcgatttgttgaactggttcaagaagatccagttacatcaaacgattcgtttgtgaaccggatatcactacactgcagtgaacgatATCAAAACTGACGGGAAGacaagacaatgctaaataaagtcgtagtttttgctatttttggaccaaaatgtatttttgatgcttcaaaaaattctaatggaccctctgatgtcacatggactactttgaagatgtttttactacctttctggacatggacagtataccgacacactttcaatggagggacagaaagctctaggactaaatctaaaatatctttaactgtgttccgaagatgaatggaggtcttacgggtttggaacgacatgagggtgagtcattaatgacataattttcctttttggttgaactatccctttaagactgctACCAAGTATTCTGCACCATTTAACTCATTTTACTATATTACAAAAGATCATAGATTTTCCCCCACACCAAATTACATTTCTGCTAACATTTTGTAACCGTGATACACACTAAACATAAGCTTACACTGTGCTAGGTTCGACAGGAGCTAAGTGATATAAACTGTAcccataaaaggaaatatcagacCAGGTAAGTAGTAACCAGTAACTTTTACTCACATTAAGTTGCAAATAACAGTTGAAACACAACTGCATAAcatgtatatgaaaaaaaaataaaataaaaatgggccCTTTAAAATAGATGAGTCTCTGATTTTGTCCTATTGTAGTCGTTAAAGTCTGTTTTGTGATCACTTTCTGTGTTAGTCAATCCTGTCAATAGTTCAGTGTCAAAAGTGTGTGTCACCAGTTCTGTGACAGTTCCTCCTTTTAAAAGTAAGTTTGCACTTGGATGAAAGTGGGTACCAGCTCAGGCGACCGATACTTTCCTACCACCGGGGAAActtctccggttactatcgtaaccttggttccctgagaggcgggaacgagacattacgtcagctaagacgtatatgggaactcttcccttctccactttcactgaaatcttattggctaaccccagctggggacagctggccaattgacgcgaagcatgcaaatactgacaggtcagcgggcagtataaaatgcatgggcgtgAAAATTATGTCAGAATCATGACTGTAggctagcacagctgatcaaacagcgaccatggcggctaacgtaatgtctcgttcccgcctctcagggaaccaaggttatgaTAGTAACCGGAGATGTTCCCCCTCGAGGCAGTAACTCAACATTAcatcagctaagacgtatatgggaactgtataaaatccagccatgagagcagtgaagataagccctgaacggagtcaatcaccCCCACACATAAGCAGGACAGTTCTAGCCAATGGCTGTGTCACTAAGAGTGCTTgcatctgataggcggaactaggccaatgagacatctgctccgaccctaacaAAATTTGCATAACTTCAAGCAATATATAGAAGTCTGCACTAACAAGGGCAGACACAACGCAATAAGCACTTaagcatgagagttaaacagagtcAACAGCGTTTGCGGTGACTACTGCATAAACCATATAAtccataacacagagttagcaaGCCATGGTAACTACTATATAGCTGGTTATAAcagaatgaataaaacttaactcaccgaaagtacatgtgacgctacagagggtatatccagcttgtaaaacctggtgattgtgttctgggaagaccagccagcagcaaaacataaatactggacggacatacctctagaccaggcccatcaggaagcatttatatTGTCCTCGCAGGatgagctctgatgttgaggggataatccttcccctggcattcgatagcgtccacgatccagtgaaaaagtctctgtttagaaacagcacgtcccttattgcatccaccaagcacacgaacagctggACCTACTGACAAAAGGCGGCAGAGCGATTCGTATACATCCCTAAAACCCTACCAGGGTCTCGGCGTTCTGAGCATCAGCGTCACGCGAGGCTGACGGCTCAACAGATAAGGCGGGCAGGGAAACAAAACGGTGTGTTGAGTGACTTCGGAACGAAACCCGGTCTCGGCCCGATAGTGACATTACAGTCGGCAGGTCCGAAACCGATGCAATATCGTTCACCAAAAACTCATGAAAGTCTCCAAGGCGCTTCGCCGAGAGCAAGAagcaaggcagtcttcagggaagctCCTTAACCGCGATCTAAGCTAATGGCTCGAACGGTAGTAagagatagagccctcaaaactagaactaaatcccacggcggcacggagggcggccatgaagtacacaatctccttgctcccctgagaaaaaccttcagcgtggatggtttcaaactcccGCTATCCATACTGTGCTGAAGAAAGCACATAcgacacggaacaggtccccgggtcaatataaatgtcctctcaccattttgtgaaaactccCCACTTCTGCACGTAGCAGCGAATGTTTGATGGTGCTCGCGTCTCTGTAAGTGTGTTTAGCACTCGTGAGTGCAGAGTGTCCCGCTTGTTAGGGTCCCCCcagcggccacacatgaaggttccacagctcggggctggggtgctatattgtgccattcgcctgagacagcaggtcctgcCTGAGGGGGATTCGCCATGGGGGAGCCATGACTAACTCTCTCAGGTCCGTGAACCAGGGCTGATTCGCCCAGTTCGGGGTCACGAGTATAACTGACGctttctcctccctgattttgcacaacacaaGCAGAATCTTCACCGAAGGGAACGTGTAAGCCTGGCTCCCGGCCAAcgcgatgtcagagcatctcccagCAGGGGGGAGTGAGATAGCGAGAAGAACGTCTTACAGTGTGTGTTCTCACTTGTGACAATCAaatccacttcctccctcccaaatcattagatctgatcctgggtgaagcctccatctccttgaggaatcccgttcctcgAAAGCATGCTCATTCCACGGTTCAAAGTACCGGGGATGTGCAACGCTCTTATGGAGATAAAGTGTCGGTCCGTCCACAACAGGAGactcgctgcctgtttgaatagagctctggagcACACGccgccctggcgatttatgtacgagaccacagacgtgttgtcagtttgaatcagtacatgttgTCGCTCCAATTTTgaccgaaaggcttgcagggaTATTAGGACACTGCTTCCAATTCCAAACGGTTTATGTGccaccttctctgtgactccAACCACAGGCCTGAGGCAGGTAC of Carassius gibelio isolate Cgi1373 ecotype wild population from Czech Republic chromosome A2, carGib1.2-hapl.c, whole genome shotgun sequence contains these proteins:
- the LOC128022945 gene encoding macrophage mannose receptor 1-like, which codes for MDGSLFVLLLLSGLFWSSSALSRQYHYINVRMSWPEAQSYCRERFTDLATVDSMDDVNRLVNIVDAGYSGSVWIGLKRGTQKRWGWSNGENTSSQYYNWASGQPDGGDCVATVSGVWHDILCSYKRYFVCYENDSYFLVSTAKIWTDARSYCRQHYTDLPTIHNSKENNQINKIILSGWYIWIGLFLDSWEWSDQWDLRFKHWAANQPSMSFDNCVGMSTTDSGKWFQQSCDLQQPFVCYGGDFTPYLYHYINVSMSWPEAQSYCRSKYTDLATVDSMVDVNKMINIVDAGYSGSVWIGLKRGTQKRWGWSNGENTTSQYYNWASGQPDEGCASLYS